The following are from one region of the Capsicum annuum cultivar UCD-10X-F1 chromosome 1, UCD10Xv1.1, whole genome shotgun sequence genome:
- the LOC107872621 gene encoding subtilisin-like protease SBT1.1 isoform X1 gives MKMNFRNCMFLLACTAAVISFALPEQDIYVVHMDKTKVRSLGSNLGISKRWYEDVISSVTEFSADGEDEQEEKPPQLLYVYEKAIAGFSAKLSKKQLESLKRVDGFLTAVPDEMLNLHTTHSPQFLGLKSGRGLWSGPNLTSDVIVGVVDTGIWPEHVSFRDSGMPPVPSRWKGKCEAGTKFAPSNCNKKIIGARIFSKGYEAAAEKINEKEDYRSSRDSQGHGTHTASTAAGNLVDGANLFGLAKGLAGGMSFGSRIAVYKACFMLGCSSSDVLAAIDQAVIDGVDVLSLSLGGLPKPFYVDNIAIAAFGAVQHGVFVSCSAGNSGPLNSSVGNAAPWIMTVAASSLDRSFPTIVKLGDGHVFKGASLYTGNPTKQLPLVYGRTAGGEGAQFCTNGTLSSRLVKGKIVVCDKGINGRAEKGEQVKIAGGAGMIMVNRVEEGEQLYADAHVLPATSLGASAGFAIKNYINLTKTATASIKFEGTVYGNRAPIVAAFSSRGPSIAGPDIIKPDVTAPGVDILAAWPPNIGPSMIKSDKRSVQFNILSGTSMSCPHVSGLAALLKSVHRDWSPAAIKSALMTTAYTLDKERTPIADAASATSISASPFTFGSGHVDPERASDPGLIYDISTEDYLHYICSLNYNSSQIALLLRENYTCPASHSFQSPGDLNYPSFAVLFDSKSQHLVQTFKRTVTNVGTPWSTYIVKVEAPYGVSVTVKPKILKFQKKDQKLRYKVKIVAAGKRSPGDSTFGSLIWISRTHIVKSPIAVTWQ, from the exons A TGAAGATGAACTTCAGGAACTGCATGTTTTTGTTAGCTTGTACAGCTGCAGTGATTTCATTTGCTTTACCAGAACAAGACATATATGTTGTTCACATGGATAAGACCAAAGTCAGATCATTAGGGAGTAATCTTGGAATTTCCAAGAGATGGTACGAAGATGTTATTAGTTCTGTAACTGAATTCTCTGCTGATGGAGAAGACGAACAAGAAGAGAAACCTCCTCAGCTTCTTTATGTATATGAAAAGGCCATAGCTGGTTTTTCAGCGAAACTCTCCAAGAAACAACTCGAGTCATTAAAACGAGTTGATGGATTCCTCACAGCTGTGCCAGATGAAATGTTAAACCTGCACACAACTCATTCACCTCAGTTTCTTGGGCTGAAAAGTGGAAGAGGACTTTGGAGTGGTCCAAATTTGACCTCTGATGTGATCGTTGGCGTAGTAGACACTGGAATTTGGCCCGAACATGTCAGTTTCCGCGATTCTGGCATGCCACCGGTGCCTTCTCGTTGGAAAGGCAAATGTGAGGCTGGAACAAAATTTGCACCATCAAATTGTAATAAGAAGATTATTGGTGCTAGGATTTTTTCCAAAGGGTATGAAGCTGCTGCAgagaaaatcaatgaaaaagaggATTATAGATCATCGCGTGACTCACAAGGCCACGGAACGCATACTGCTTCAACAGCAGCTGGAAATCTTGTCGATGGTGCTAACCTTTTCGGTTTGGCTAAAGGCTTGGCTGGTGGGATGAGCTTTGGATCAAGAATTGCAGTTTACAAAGCTTGTTTCATGTTAGGCTGCTCAAGTTCTGATGTTTTAGCAGCTATTGATCAAGCTGTTATCGATGGGGTGGATGTATTGTCACTTTCTTTAGGAGGCTTGCCAAAGCCATTTTATGTAGATAATATAGCTATTGCTGCATTTGGTGCAGTCCAACATGGGGTGTTTGTTTCATGTTCAGCAGGAAATTCAGGGCCTTTGAATTCAAGCGTTGGCAATGCAGCACCCTGGATTATGACAGTTGCTGCAAGCTCGTTGGACCGCAGCTTTCCAACTATTGTTAAGCTTGGAGATGGACATGTTTTCAAAGGGGCTTCATTATACACAGGCAATCCCACAAAGCAATTGCCACTTGTATATGGCAGAACAGCAGGCGGCGAAGGAGCTCAATTTTGCACCAACGGGACACTATCTTCAAGATTAGTCAAAGGCAAGATTGTTGTCTGTGACAAAGGAATCAATGGCAGAGCTGAAAAGGGGGAGCAAGTGAAAATAGCTGGTGGAGCTGGAATGATCATGGTAAATAGAGTTGAAGAAGGTGAACAACTTTATGCCGATGCTCATGTCTTGCCTGCAACATCCTTAGGAGCTTCAGCTGGCTTTGCCATCAAGAATTACATTAACTTGACAAAAACAGCCACGGCTTCAATCAAATTCGAGGGGACAGTTTATGGCAATCGTGCACCAATAGTGGCTGCATTTTCCTCTAGAGGACCTAGCATAGCTGGACCGGATATTATCAAGCCAGATGTCACTGCTCCAGGAGTGGACATATTAGCTGCCTGGCCTCCAAATATCGGCCCATCAATGATAAAGAGCGATAAGAGAAGCGTACAGTTCAACATTCTTTCTGGCACCTCCATGTCTTGTCCCCATGTCAGTGGACTAGCTGCATTGCTTAAATCTGTCCATAGAGATTGGTCACCAGCAGCAATCAAGTCAGCACTAATGACAACTGCTTATACCCTCGACAAAGAAAGAACTCCAATAGCAGATGCTGCTTCCGCGACTTCAATATCAGCTTCACCATTCACCTTTGGCTCGGGACATGTTGATCCTGAAAGGGCTTCTGATCCAGGCCTTATCTACGATATCTCAACCGAGGATTACCTGCATTATATCTGTAGCCTAAACTACAACTCTTCCCAAATAGCCCTTTTATTGAGAGAAAATTATACTTGTCCTGCTAGTCATTCATTTCAGTCACCTGGTGATCTAAACTACCCTTCTTTCGCTGTACTTTTTGACAGCAAAAGCCAACATCTGGTCCAGACATTTAAAAGAACTGTCACAAATGTTGGGACCCCTTGGAGTACTTACATCGTAAAAGTGGAGGCACCTTATGGAGTATCAGTCACTGTGAagccaaaaattttgaaatttcagAAGAAGGATCAGAAACTGAGATACAAAGTGAAGATTGTTGCAGCAGGAAAAAGGAGTCCTGGTGATTCAACATTTGGTTCACTGATTTGGATTTCAAGAACACATATAGTTAAAAGTCCCATTGCTGTCACATGGCAGTGA
- the LOC107872621 gene encoding subtilisin-like protease SBT1.1 isoform X2: protein MNFRNCMFLLACTAAVISFALPEQDIYVVHMDKTKVRSLGSNLGISKRWYEDVISSVTEFSADGEDEQEEKPPQLLYVYEKAIAGFSAKLSKKQLESLKRVDGFLTAVPDEMLNLHTTHSPQFLGLKSGRGLWSGPNLTSDVIVGVVDTGIWPEHVSFRDSGMPPVPSRWKGKCEAGTKFAPSNCNKKIIGARIFSKGYEAAAEKINEKEDYRSSRDSQGHGTHTASTAAGNLVDGANLFGLAKGLAGGMSFGSRIAVYKACFMLGCSSSDVLAAIDQAVIDGVDVLSLSLGGLPKPFYVDNIAIAAFGAVQHGVFVSCSAGNSGPLNSSVGNAAPWIMTVAASSLDRSFPTIVKLGDGHVFKGASLYTGNPTKQLPLVYGRTAGGEGAQFCTNGTLSSRLVKGKIVVCDKGINGRAEKGEQVKIAGGAGMIMVNRVEEGEQLYADAHVLPATSLGASAGFAIKNYINLTKTATASIKFEGTVYGNRAPIVAAFSSRGPSIAGPDIIKPDVTAPGVDILAAWPPNIGPSMIKSDKRSVQFNILSGTSMSCPHVSGLAALLKSVHRDWSPAAIKSALMTTAYTLDKERTPIADAASATSISASPFTFGSGHVDPERASDPGLIYDISTEDYLHYICSLNYNSSQIALLLRENYTCPASHSFQSPGDLNYPSFAVLFDSKSQHLVQTFKRTVTNVGTPWSTYIVKVEAPYGVSVTVKPKILKFQKKDQKLRYKVKIVAAGKRSPGDSTFGSLIWISRTHIVKSPIAVTWQ from the coding sequence ATGAACTTCAGGAACTGCATGTTTTTGTTAGCTTGTACAGCTGCAGTGATTTCATTTGCTTTACCAGAACAAGACATATATGTTGTTCACATGGATAAGACCAAAGTCAGATCATTAGGGAGTAATCTTGGAATTTCCAAGAGATGGTACGAAGATGTTATTAGTTCTGTAACTGAATTCTCTGCTGATGGAGAAGACGAACAAGAAGAGAAACCTCCTCAGCTTCTTTATGTATATGAAAAGGCCATAGCTGGTTTTTCAGCGAAACTCTCCAAGAAACAACTCGAGTCATTAAAACGAGTTGATGGATTCCTCACAGCTGTGCCAGATGAAATGTTAAACCTGCACACAACTCATTCACCTCAGTTTCTTGGGCTGAAAAGTGGAAGAGGACTTTGGAGTGGTCCAAATTTGACCTCTGATGTGATCGTTGGCGTAGTAGACACTGGAATTTGGCCCGAACATGTCAGTTTCCGCGATTCTGGCATGCCACCGGTGCCTTCTCGTTGGAAAGGCAAATGTGAGGCTGGAACAAAATTTGCACCATCAAATTGTAATAAGAAGATTATTGGTGCTAGGATTTTTTCCAAAGGGTATGAAGCTGCTGCAgagaaaatcaatgaaaaagaggATTATAGATCATCGCGTGACTCACAAGGCCACGGAACGCATACTGCTTCAACAGCAGCTGGAAATCTTGTCGATGGTGCTAACCTTTTCGGTTTGGCTAAAGGCTTGGCTGGTGGGATGAGCTTTGGATCAAGAATTGCAGTTTACAAAGCTTGTTTCATGTTAGGCTGCTCAAGTTCTGATGTTTTAGCAGCTATTGATCAAGCTGTTATCGATGGGGTGGATGTATTGTCACTTTCTTTAGGAGGCTTGCCAAAGCCATTTTATGTAGATAATATAGCTATTGCTGCATTTGGTGCAGTCCAACATGGGGTGTTTGTTTCATGTTCAGCAGGAAATTCAGGGCCTTTGAATTCAAGCGTTGGCAATGCAGCACCCTGGATTATGACAGTTGCTGCAAGCTCGTTGGACCGCAGCTTTCCAACTATTGTTAAGCTTGGAGATGGACATGTTTTCAAAGGGGCTTCATTATACACAGGCAATCCCACAAAGCAATTGCCACTTGTATATGGCAGAACAGCAGGCGGCGAAGGAGCTCAATTTTGCACCAACGGGACACTATCTTCAAGATTAGTCAAAGGCAAGATTGTTGTCTGTGACAAAGGAATCAATGGCAGAGCTGAAAAGGGGGAGCAAGTGAAAATAGCTGGTGGAGCTGGAATGATCATGGTAAATAGAGTTGAAGAAGGTGAACAACTTTATGCCGATGCTCATGTCTTGCCTGCAACATCCTTAGGAGCTTCAGCTGGCTTTGCCATCAAGAATTACATTAACTTGACAAAAACAGCCACGGCTTCAATCAAATTCGAGGGGACAGTTTATGGCAATCGTGCACCAATAGTGGCTGCATTTTCCTCTAGAGGACCTAGCATAGCTGGACCGGATATTATCAAGCCAGATGTCACTGCTCCAGGAGTGGACATATTAGCTGCCTGGCCTCCAAATATCGGCCCATCAATGATAAAGAGCGATAAGAGAAGCGTACAGTTCAACATTCTTTCTGGCACCTCCATGTCTTGTCCCCATGTCAGTGGACTAGCTGCATTGCTTAAATCTGTCCATAGAGATTGGTCACCAGCAGCAATCAAGTCAGCACTAATGACAACTGCTTATACCCTCGACAAAGAAAGAACTCCAATAGCAGATGCTGCTTCCGCGACTTCAATATCAGCTTCACCATTCACCTTTGGCTCGGGACATGTTGATCCTGAAAGGGCTTCTGATCCAGGCCTTATCTACGATATCTCAACCGAGGATTACCTGCATTATATCTGTAGCCTAAACTACAACTCTTCCCAAATAGCCCTTTTATTGAGAGAAAATTATACTTGTCCTGCTAGTCATTCATTTCAGTCACCTGGTGATCTAAACTACCCTTCTTTCGCTGTACTTTTTGACAGCAAAAGCCAACATCTGGTCCAGACATTTAAAAGAACTGTCACAAATGTTGGGACCCCTTGGAGTACTTACATCGTAAAAGTGGAGGCACCTTATGGAGTATCAGTCACTGTGAagccaaaaattttgaaatttcagAAGAAGGATCAGAAACTGAGATACAAAGTGAAGATTGTTGCAGCAGGAAAAAGGAGTCCTGGTGATTCAACATTTGGTTCACTGATTTGGATTTCAAGAACACATATAGTTAAAAGTCCCATTGCTGTCACATGGCAGTGA